GAGCGCTTTGCAGACGAGCGTCTTGTCGCCGAAGGACACATCCGTGCCGATCGAGCTCGACGAGGCGAGCGCGACCACTTCATCGGCGGGAAACCGCCGCTCGGCGAGGATATCGAGCATCTCGCGCCCGACATTGCCGGTGGCGCCGACGACGGCGACCTTGAAACCCATTTTATTCTCCTTCGCGGAGGCCCGAAAATTCCGCAGCGCCGCCCATACCAAAAATCGGACGGAAAATCACGCCCGCATGCATCGATGTTTGGAACATGTTCTCATCGGGAAAAGTCGCACAACTGTTCCGGCACATGCTCCGTAAAGCCTCTGTTGACCCTATCGACAAATGACCGCGCCGCAGTAACCGGCGGCAAGTGCCGTGATGCGAGAATCCTCCTGCCTCATCGAAGGCGGGGAATTCATGCGCGCCACATTCGACGATATAAGACCGACAAGGCTGATCGAACAGCCACGGCGGCGTCTGCGGCGCAAACGCGGCGTTTCGCCGGGGTCGGCGGCGGTCGTCGCGATCCTCTTCGCGGCCGGGCTGGTTCTACTCTCCGGCCGCGATCCGCAGCCGAGCGCTCCCGCCCCAATCGCCGCCGCGCCGCTGCCGGACTGGAACGAGATCGGCGATCCGCTGCAACTTTTCGATCTTTCGGCGCCGGAGCTTGCCCGCCTGCCGCACGTCTACGCTGCGCGGCGGCACCGTCTCGGTGGGCGGCAGGATGTTCTGACTTTCGGCCAGCTCGACGGTCGCAGCCAATTCTTCCGCCTCATGCTTTATCGTCTCGGCCAGGAAAAGCCGGAGGATGCGTCGCTTTTCGTCGATCTGGTCCGGCTCGCGGCAAATGGCGATGTGTCGATCGTCCGGAGCAGCAATCCGGCGATTTTACCGACTCGCTTCGGCCCGCTTGAAACGGCGGACGTCGATCTCGTCGCAAATGCGGACCCGGTGCCTTGCCTTGGCTTTCGCGGCGCCGGACTGGAGGGCAATTTCCGGCTCAGCGGCTTTGCCTGCGGGACTCGGACGCGGCCGATCTCGCGGCCGGCGCTTGGCTGTCTGATCGACAGGCTGGAGCTCGACGGCGGCGGGGATGATTCGGCCTTGGCCGATTATTTTGCCGAAACCGAATTGCGTCGCGACCCGAGTTGCACGGGAACGGCGCTCGGCCCCAACCGCATTTCGGCCGATTGGATCGATGAAAATGATGCACCGCCGCCACTCCGCCTCCGAAAAATGCGTTGAACGGCATTTTGAATGGGCGCCACGCGGTTTGGCATTCGCGCCGAACCAAAACAGGGCTAAGTAATTGTCGAGATAGCGTCGCAATGTGCGGCGGGCGGAAGGGAATGGGTATGCGTCCGAACCTGGTGTCTTTACTGGCTCTGACCGCCTCCGGCGCTGTTGCACTGGCCGGGATGTCGGAGGCGTTCGCGTCGCCGAAACACCACCATCACTACGCGCATTACGTGCATCATTATGCGCCGGCGTATGTCTATTCGAGCGCCGAGCCGCCGCTGACGGTCAACAAGCGCAGCTGGCTTGATCCGGGCAATGTCGTCTCGCAGGGGTCTGAGGAAAATTACGTTACGGCGGGCACGGGCTTCAACCAGACGCCGGACGAAGCCTATTTCCCCTCGCGCTTCGAGGAAGACAATCTCCCACAACCGCTCTACCCGACCGGCCGGCCGAAGCCATTGGTGGATTTCTGGACGCCGTCCTATCCGCCTAATCCATAAACGCTTTTCGGGATCAGGCGTCGAAATCGAAATGCGCCAGGACGGGGACATGGTCGGATGGCCGTTCCCAGGCGCGGCTTTCGCGCAAGACTTTCATGCCGCGTAGGTTCGGGGCCAAAGCCGCGCTTGTCCAGATGTGGTCGAGTCGGCGGCCTTTATTCGCCTTGGCCCAATCGGGCGAGCGATAGCTCCACCACGTATAAAGTTTTTCCTCGGCGGGGACGTAGCGGCGCAGCGCATCGACCCACGGCCCCGCGGCGAAAACAGCCCCCAGCTTTTCGACTTCGACCGGCGTATGGCTCACGACTTTGAGCAACGCCTTATGATTCCAGACATCGGTTTCGAGCGGTGCCACGTTGAGGTCGCCGACCATGATGGCATCACCGCCCGCAACGCGGTCCGCGCGGATCCAGCTAGCCATCTCGTCGAGGAAGGCGAGCTTGTGCGCGAATTTCGGATTGATGTCGGGGTCGGGCTCGTCGCCGCCGGCCGGCACGTAGAAATTATGCAGCGTAAAGGCCCGGAGGTTTGTCGGCGCAACGGTCACGCTGATATGGCGCGCATCGCCCTTATCGCAAAACGGCCGCCGATCGACGATGCCGAACGGTGTTTTCGAGACGATGGCGACGCCGTGGTAGCCCTTTTGGCCGTTTAGCGCGATGTGCTCGTAGCCAAACTTGCGGAACGCGGCGGCGGGAAATTCGGCATCCCGGCACTTCGTTTCCTGCAGGCAAAGAACGTCCGGCGCATGGTCCGACAGGAATTTGCCGACGAGATCGATACGCAAACGAACGGAATTGATATTCCAGGTGGCGACGGTAAACGGCAATTTTGATCCGGGAAATCTGAAGCTATCGTTGTTGAGCACGCGGTACGCTGGGCGGCAAGGAAAGCCTCGCCGCAATCACAGGATTTTGCCGCGGGTGCGTGCGGCGCATAAAAATAGGGCGCCCGATCGAGATCGGACGCCCCGTGGAGCGACACTACACCGGGAGGGGGTCCGGCGCAGCCGGCGAGACAGAACGGGGGGAATTCGTCAAGCCAACCGTATCACTCTCCGAAAAGTGAGATAGGTCTGCGCAAATCGGACTGCAAGTCCGGCCGCAAATTATTGCGAAACGTTAATTGCTCCGATTCAGGAGCCGACTGTTTGAACTGTCGAGGCGGCTGGACTTGATCTGGAAAACGGAAGGGTCGGGCGGCGTTGAACGATCCACGTTGAAGAGCGAAACCAGCGTTTCGTTACCTTGCGGATCGGTGACTTCCCATTGTTTGAGCTGGAAAGACGCTGGGTCGAACATCAGCTTGATGCGCGATGTGCCACCAAAGGTTTCCTGATCGACGACCGTGATCGTGACATTATCCGGATCACTGATGACATCGGTCACAGCGAGGTCGCGCAAAAGATCGATCCGATCCTTGAGCAGGAATTTCAACGGTGTCTGCCAGACGAAATAGAAATCCTGCGTGGCGAGCTTGCGATCGATCACCGCGACCGTCATGCCGTCGGCGACGATGTCGAGCGTTGCGGGCTCGGCATATTCAAAGCGCATTTTGCCGGGCTTCTGGATGTAGACTTTACCTTCCGAGCGCCGGTCTCCGCTGATCTGCACGAAATCGCCGATCATCGACCGCGTCGAATTGAAATAATCGTCGGCCTTCTGAATCGCGACATGCGGATCCATGGGCTTAAAGGGCGGGGTCGCGGCCGGCGGCGGCGCGCTGTTTTGCGAGACTGGTGGCGGCGTCGCCGCTGCCGTGGCGGCTTCGGCGAAGGTCATCGTGGCGAAGGTTGCAAAGGCCATTGCGCTGCCAAGAAAGAGACCTGAAACGCCCGCGCGAACGAAATTCAGTCGCATCGGGCCGATCCGAAAACTGCATCGCTGGCGATCTATCGCAACAGCGAGATCGCAAGGCACTTTTAGGCCCGATGCATTGGTCATCGACATCAATTTCGCCTTTCGCGCCGGCTGATTCGGTCCCGAGGGATTTATAACACGGACTCGTTGCCGTCTGCGCTCGCTCTCGGCGCCCAATCCGGTCATGCCGTGGTTCGGCGAGCGGTAATCTTGCGATGTGGCGGCAATAGGACAGCGCCGCGACATCATGAAAGCTGGGTATCTTCTGCTCGAAAAGTCAGAAACTTTTCTTGGGCATGCCCTAATAATCGCCAGCCGGTTCAAAGGCGCCGCGGTCGATGCCGCCGCCGACGAGGATGGTGCGTTTGCCCGAGTGGTTCGGGGCGCTGACGACGCCTTCCTTCTCCATCCGTTCGACCAGCGAGGCAGCTTTATTGTAGCCGACGGACAGGCGGCGCTGCACATAGCTCGTCGAGCATTTCTTGTCGCGCAGGACGATCGCGACGGCGCGGTCATAGAGATCGCCGCCCTCCTCGCCTTCTGCGCCGGTCGGGAAGCCATCGCCGCCATCGCCCTCCGGCTCGTCTTCGACGGTGATCGCCTCGAGATATTCCGGTGCGCCCTGGTTTTTCAAATGCGCCACGACTTTCTCCACTTCGCCGTCGGAGACGAACGGGCCGTGGACGCGATTGATACGGCCGCCGCCGGCCATATAGAGCATGTCGCCCTGGCCGAGGAGTTGCTCGGCGCCCTGCTCGCCCAGAATCGTGCGGCTGTCGATCTTCGACGTCACCTGGAAGGAGATGCGGGTTGGGAAATTGGCCTTGATCGTGCCGGTGATGACGTCAACCGACGGACGCTGCGTCGCCATGATGAGATGAATACCGGCGGCGCGCGCCATCTGGGCGAGACGCTGGATCGCGCCTTCGATATCCTTGCCGGCGACCATCATCAGGTCGGCCATCTCGTCGACGATGATGACGATATACGGCAACGGCGATAGGTCCATCTCTTCCTGTTCGTAGACGGCCTCGCCGGTCTCACGGTCGAAGCCGGTCTGCACCGTGCGCGTCACGATCTGGCCCTTGGCTGCCGCTTCGCTGACTTTGGTGTTGAAGCCGTCGATATTGCGGACGCCGAGCTTCGACATTTTCTTGTAGCGCTCTTCCATCTCGCGCACCGCCCATTTGAGCGCGACGACCGCCTTCTTCGGATCGGTGACGACCGGCGTCAGCAGATGCGGGATGCCGTCATAGACGGAGAGCTCCAGCATTTTCGGATCGACCATGATGAGCCGGCACTGATCCGGCCGCAGGCGATAAAGCAGCGACAGGATCATCGTATTGATCGCCACCGATTTGCCGGAACCCGTGGTGCCCGCGACGAGGAGATGCGGCATGCGGGCCAGATCGACGATGATCGGTTCGCCGCCGATCGTCTTGCCGAGCGCGATGGCGAGGCTCTGCTTGTTCTTTTCGAAATCCTGCGAGGCCAGCAATTCGCGCAGATAGACCGTCTCGCGGCGCTGGTTCGGCAATTCGATGCCGATCGCATTACGGCCGGAGACGACGGCGACGCGGGCGGAGACGGCCGACATGGAGCGGGCAATATCGTCGGCGAGACCAATGACGCGGGCGGATTTGATGCCAGGAGCAGGTTCGAGCTCGTAGAGCGTGACGACCGGCCCGGGGCGCACATTGATGATCTCGCCCTTGACGCCGAAATCGTCGAGCACGCCTTCAAGCAGGCGGGCATTTTGTTGCAAGGCGTCTTCCGAGACGCGATTGACCGCGGCCTTCTTCGGCTCGCTCAGCATGAGCAACGCCGGCAGCTGGTATTTGGCCCTGCTCAGCCGCTCGAGCATCGAGGGCTGGATTTCGCGCTGCAGACGTTGCCCGCTTTTGAGGTTTGCCGTGCCCGGCGTCACCCGGCTGCGGCCGGCGAGCGGCTGCGGCAGACCGTCCGCCTCGGCCTCGGCGGCCTGACGCGCGGCGCGTGCCGCCGGCGGTGCATAGGCCGACGGTTCAAAGCCGAGATCGAAGGCGGGGTCTTCACGCAGATGGCGTTGGTCAAGCGAGGGGCCGACACGCCGGGCCGCATCCTGCCAGGGCGCCAAACTCGTGCGTGGCTCACGCCGTCTGGCCAAGGCCCGGCCCAGGCTCGATTTCGCCGAGAGCAGCGCGTGAATCAGGCCGCCGACGACGACGAGCGCGATACCCGGCTCGCCCGCGCGGTCCTCTTCCTCCGCAACCCGACGCCTGACCGGTGCGGGTTCGTCATCTTCCTCGTCGTCGAAATATGTTTCGGGTTTCGGCTTTCCAACAGCGGCGGCGAGCGAGAGGATCGCAACAGCGGCGAAGACGATTGCCAGAATGAGCATCACGGCGCCGTGGCCGCCGAAAATATGCTTCGGAATGAACAGCAAGGCATCGCCAAGTACGCCGCCAAGGCCGGTTGGCAGCGGCCAGCGGCTGGTGACGGGCAGGACGGCGGCGAAGCCCGTGGCGGCGACGCTGCCGATGAACCAATAGAGCAGGCGCCAGGCGGGCCGGTCGAGCCGCCGTGTGCGCAGGAGCCGCCAGCCCCAGATGGCGAGCGGCGCCAGCAGCGCGAGGGCGGCGAGGCCGAGCATCTGCATGAACAGATCGGCGGTGATCGCGCCAGGTGCGCCGAGCACGTTGTGGATGGGCGCGTCGGTGGCGTGGTTCAGGCTCGGGTCGCGCACCGACCAGGTGAGGAGCGCGAGGGCCATGGCCGCTGTCCCGGCCATCAGCGTCGCGCCGATCATTTCGGCGGCACGGCGCGCAGCGAACAGGCGCAGCGGATCCGGAATGTGGTCCAAGGCCGAGAAACTGGTCGTCGTACGCATCGAATACACTGGCCCCGGTCGAACGCGGGGGCTCGTGCCAAGCCGCGCACGGCGCCCGCACGGAGAGCCTAAAGAGACGTGGTTAAGGCTGGTTTAAGCCGCGCGCCGCCGCGCAGAGGGAACAATAAAAAAGGGGCTCCCCAAAGGGAGCCCCAAGTTTTTTCCAGCGGGGAGGAGCCGGATGTTTACTGAACAACCTCGCCATGCAGAGCAAGATCGAGACCATCGCGTTCGACTTCGGGGCTGACCCGCAACCCGATCGTGATCTTGATCAGGAAGAGGATGATTGCCGTGACAATCACGTCGTATGCAATGACGACGCCAACACCGATCAACTGGTTCACCACCTGGCTGGCATTGCCTTCGATCAGGCCCGGCGTGCCGCCGTACTGATTGATGGCAAAGACGCCGGTCAGAATGGCGCCGAGCGCGCCGCCGCAGGCATGGACGCCGAAGCAGTCGAGCGCGTCGTCGTAGCCGATCCAGCCCTTCACGAAGGTCACCGTGAAGTAGCAGAAGAAGGCCACGGCGATGCCGATCCAGATCGAACCCGCCGGGCCGACGAAGCCCGAAGCCGGCGTGATCGCGACGAGACCGGCGACGGCACCCGAGCAGATGCCGACGATGGTCGGTTTGCCGCGATGCGCCCATTCGATCAACATCCAGGTCAGGCCCGCAACCGCGGTCGCGATCTGCGTCACCGTCATGGCCATACCGGCGACGACACCGGCAGAGACAGCCGAACCGGCGTTGAAGCCGAACCAGCCAACCCACAGCAACGAGGCGCCGATGAAGGTCAGGACGACATTGTGCGCCGGGCCGGTGTCATGCCGTTTGCCGAGGAACAGAGCCGTCACGAGACCGGCAACGCCGGAGTTGATGTGAACGACGGTGCCGCCGGCGTAGTCGAGCACGTGGACCCAGGCCTTCGGATTGCCGTTCGACAGCAAGCCATCCGGACCCCAGACCCAATGCGCGATCGGCGCGTAGACGAAGATCGCCCACAACGTCATGAAGATCAGCATAGCTGAGAACTTCATGCGCTCCGCGAACGCACCGGCGATCAGGGCCGGGGTGATGATCGCGAAGGTCATCTGGAACGCCATATAGACCGTTTCCGGAATCGTCGGCGCCAGCGGGTTCGGGTTGCCTGTGTTGTTCGAGACGTCGCTCAAAATTCCTTGCAGGAAAGCGCGACTCGTTCCGCCGATAAACGGCCCTCCGGGCGTAAACGCCAGACTGTAAGTGATGACCGCGAAGATGATCGTGATCAAGCACGTGATGGCAAAGCTGGTCATCACCGTGTCGACGACGTTCTTCTTGCGGACCATGCCGCCGTAGAAGAGGCCGAGGCCAGGCACGGTCATCATCAGCACGAGCGCCATGGAGGTGAGCATCCAGGCCGTGTCGCCATTGTTCGGCGTACAGACGGTCAGGTGATTGGCGTCGCAAGCAGGCGGCGGCGGCGGGGTCGCCGGCGCGGGAGCCGCAGGCTTCGGAGCCGCGGCGGCGGGGGCTGCGGCCGGCGCGGGTGTTTGCGCGCGGGCACTGTCAAAGGCAGCCAGATTTACGGAAAAGAGGATGCCTAGAACCAAACCTGCAAGCGCCAGCCGTGACGGCTTTCTGCACGCTTCCCAAGCCGAGGTAAGGCCCGCCCCCAGTGACGGAATCAACTTCATCTCGTTACTCCTGCTAATCTCGGTTGAGCATTAAATGGCATCGGCGCCCTTTTCGCCGGTCCGGATACGCACGACTTCGTCGAGCGGACTGACGAAGATCTTCCCGTCGCCAATTTCGCCGGTTCGTGCCGCTGACGTGATCGCCGCGATCGTCCGATCGACGAGCTCGGCGCTGATCGCGACTTCGACTTTCAGCTTGGGAAGAAAATTCACGGCGTATTCGGCGCCACGGTAAATTTCCGTGTGGCCCTTTTGGCGCCCATAGCCCTTGACCTCGCTCACGGTCATGCCGTGCACGCCGAGCGTTGTGAGCGCGTCTCTTACCTCGTCGAGCTTGAACGGTTTGATGATTGCCGTCACAATTTTCATTTTACCCTCCAGTGAGCGCAGCTCCGGTCCCTTACGTATCAGTCAGCAGGCTGATGCTGTTTATCTACCGCGCCACGACACGGGTGTGTCGCACCGGCGGCTGCGAAAGACTCGCTTTGTTCCTGCTGACCGATACGCGAGAATGACGCACCGGATCGCTGCCATCGCGACCATGCCCCCCTTACTCATCACGCGGAGTGGGCGTAGACGGCCATGGTCAAGACGGCGGAAAGCAAGGCATGGGCCAGCTCGGCGAAAATCGGACGGGACCAAGAAGATTCGTTGGCCGGCACGCGTTCTGGTCGGACTTTGCAAGGCCTGAAGGACCGAACGGCGGATGATTAAGGAATGTGGCCGGATCCGGCAGATTTTCCGGCGGCAAGACGTCGGACGTCGAGAAGACGCGGTTAAGCCCACGTTTCTTGACTTAAAAACAGGCAGACGGAGAAAAAATTGGGCGGGCCGACGGCTTGGCCGCGAAGCCGGCTATTCGGTCTCGATCGGCCGGGCTTCTTCCGGCAGCATGATCGGAATGCCGTCGCGGATCGGGTAGGCGAGCTTCGCCGCGCGGGAGATCAGTTCCTGCTTCTGCACATCGTATTCGAGCGTCGTCTTGGTCAGCGGGCAGACGAGAATTTCGAGCAGCCGCGGGTCGATCCGGGTTTTCTGCGTCGTCGTGTCGGGAGTCGGCTCGCTCATGGCTACGTCCTTCATTGCAACGGCGTGGCATCGCGGCGGCCGCGGGCGAGTTCGAACTCGGTGATCGCGACCAGAACCTCGGCGCGAATTTTGAGGCTCGGGGCTTCGAGCAGGGCCTGCTTTTCGCGCGGGCCATAAGGGCTCATCATCGAAAGCGCGTTGACGAGCGCTTCGTTCGGCGCCTCGCGGACGCTCTGCCAATCGACGGGTACGTCATTGGCTTCCGCGAATTCCCGCAAGGTCCGCAACACGCTTTCGCGATCGACTGCATCTTCGCCCTGGCGCGGGGTGAAATCGCTATCGAAAGGCGCGAAATCGACCCGGCATTGCCGATACGGTGTGACCGTCGCGATCTCTTCCAGGATGCGAAAGCGGGCGATGCCGGTGAGCGTGATGAGGTAGCGCCCGTCACCCGTTTCAGCAAATTGCGTGAGACGGCCGGCGCAACCGACGGCTTGCAGCGCGGGACTCTTTTCCGCGTCCTCCACTTCGCTCTCCGGCTGGATCAGGCCGATGACGCGATGGCCCTTGATCACATCCTCGATCATCGCGAGATAGCGCGGCTCGAAAATATTGAGTGGCAATTCCCCGCGCGGCAGCAGCAAGGCGCCCGACAGCGGGAAGATGGGGATGACCTTCGGCAGATCGTCAGATCCGTCATAAGATTTATTGATGTTCATGCCTCAAGCCTCGCTTCGACGGCTCAGGAAAATAAGAGCGTCGACAACTTCCGCCGCGCGGCGACGGTCGCCGCATCCATGTTGCCCCAAGCCTCGAAGAATTGCAGCAATTGCTTCCGCGCGGCCGCGTCATTCCAATCGCGGTCGCGTTTGATGATCGTGAGCAGAGCGTCCGCCGCCTCATCGCGCCGGCTTTGCGCATTGAGCGCAACCGCGAGGTCGAAACGCGCTTGCGGGTCGTTGGGTTCGGCCGCCACGCGACGCTCAAGTTCGCCGATTTCGCCAAGCCCAGCGGCTTGCGTGGCGTTCTCGACCGCAGCCCGCGCCGCCGCGACCGCGGGATCCTGCGCCGCTGTTTCTGGAACTTGCGCCAGGAGCTTTTTGGCGCCTTCGAGTTCGCCGATCGCGACATTGGTCTTGATCAGGCCAGCCAGCGCGGCGAGATCGCCAGAATCCTTCTCATAAAGCTCGCGGAAGATTTCCAGTGCAGCGAGCGATTCGCCGGCGGCGAGAGCCGCCTCCGCCATCGCATGAAGGTCTTCCTCCTCCGGCAGCGGTCCGGCGAGACGCTCGATGAAGCCGCGAACCTGGCTCTCCGGCAATGCGCCCATGAAACCGTCGACCGGCTGGCCGCGCTGGAACGCAATGACGGCCGGGATCGAGCGGATACCAAGCTGGCCGGCGATCTGCGGATGCTCGTCGATGTTCATCGTCACGAGCTTCACTTTGCCCTGCGCCGCCTGCACCGCCTTTTCGAGAATGGGGGTGAGCTGTTTGCAGGGTTCGCACCAGGGCGCCCAGAAATCGACGAGGACCGGGCGGTGGCCGGATTCGGTCAGAACGTCGGTCGCGAAGGTTGCCGTCGTGGTCGCGATGGCCGCGCCCGGCGATGGCTCCGTCTGTCCCAACAATTCCGCCATCTGCCGCTCTCCTGTATTCGCCGGTCCCGCTTCTCGCATAGATGAGCCGCGGTCAAGCCTTTCGCAACCGGGCGGTTAAGGCGGCACGCGTGGCGGCGAAAATTTTATGACGCGGGCTTGATTGCAATGGTCGAAGGTTTGCGGCATATAGCCGGGACGCTGGGCTTGCCCGGCATGGATGCGGGTGTAGCTCAGGGGTAGAGCACAACCTTGCCAAGGTTGGGGTCGAGGGTTCGAATCCCTTCGCCCGCTCCAAACATATTTCGTAAAATCAAAGCGATAAGGCGACCCTTCGGGGTCCGAACGCCGTCTCAAGGTAATGGGCGCCGACAAGGCTTTCCCGGGCGTCGCCACTGGCCGCCGAATCGACCTCTCCCCGTTCTCCCTTTTGCCAGCAGCAGGATCACGCCCTCCAGGTCCTGTCCGGGCGGCTCGCGCGATTGCGCCTCACCTTTTGCTAGGGCTTCACGGGAAGCAAACCCCGTTGCATAGTCAAACGGGAGGGCGCCAATGGATTACGATGTCATCATCGTGGGCTACGGCCCGACAGGCAAGATTCTCGCCCGGCGGCTCAGCGATGCGGGACACAGCGTCGCCATCGTAGAGCGTTGGCCCGAGGCTTATCCCCTGCCCCGGGCGGTCGCCTATCATCATGATATCAAGCGTGTGTTCCATGCGCTCGGATTGTCTCCGCAGATCGAGGCGATTTCCCGGCCGCTGAGCCATTACATCTGGTACAACGCCGATTGGAAAGTTCTGGCCGACATCGACGAAACCGGCGAAACCCTTTCCGGCGGACGCCAGTCACTCAGCTTCAATCAACCGGATCTCGAACGGCTGCTCGAGCGCGACCTCCGCGGCCGCCCCGGGATCGCGTTCTTCCTGCGCAACGAAGCGCAGCAGGTCGAGCAGACAATTGACGGCGCAAGCGTCGCGATCGCGCCGTTCGATGCCCGAACTGAGGAGGCCGATCTCTCGAAGACCGAGCGGATAACGGCGAAATATATCGTCGGCTGCGATGGCGCCAACAGCCTCGTGCGCGAGGCCCTCGGCTCGACGTCCCTCGACCATGGCTTCGATGCGCGATGGCTGGTGATCGACGTTCGTCCGCACGATCCCGACAAGCTGCAGTTCCCCGATGTCCTGCAATATTGCAACCCGGCGCGACCGATGACGATCGTTTGGGGCGGTGTCGTCAATCGCCGCTGGGAGTTCATGATCAAGCCGGACGAGGACACCGCTGAATTCGCCCAGCCTGAAAAGACCTGGGAGTTGCTCTCGCCTTGGCTAAAACCGAGCGATGGGGAACTCGTGCGGCACGCGGTTTATCGGTTTCGCTCGGTGCTCGCGCAAGGCTGGCGCAACGGGCGGCTTCTCATCGCCGGCGATGCGGCGCATCTGATGCCGCCCTTCATGGGGGAGGGTATGGGCTCGGGCATTCGCGTTCCTGGAACCTCGCCTGGAAGCTCGATCGCGTGTTGAAGGGGACTTCGAGCGATGCTCTGCTCGATGCCTACGAAGCCGAACGCGGCCCGAACGTCGACGCCTACATTCGCGTGTCGATGGAGGTGGGCAAGATCGTCTGCGAGATTGACGCCGAAGCGGCGAAGGCGCGTGACGCGGCTTTCCTGAGCGACGGCCCACCACCGCTCGACTTTCCAGGACTCTCTGGCGGCGTGGTCGCCAAGGGTGACGGCGCGGGCTTGCTCACCCCGCATGATGAACTGGAGACGCCGCAAGGATTCCGTCGCCTTGACGATATCGTCGGCCGAAATTTTGCGTTGGTCGGCGACCTGGCTACCCTTGAGGCGCTCGACGGCCACTTGCGCGCGACAGCGGATGATCTGGGCGTCGTTCTCGTCGCGATCGGCGTCGGCGCGCACCGCGAGCAAAGCGGGCGCATCAGCGCTTGGCTCGCGAAGCATAAAGCAAAAGCTGTCCTCGTGCGCCCCGACTTCTATGCGTTCGGATTGGCGCGGGACGCAGCGCAAGCCGGGCAGCTTTTGACGGAGCTTTCAGCGAAGCTCACGCGCTGAGTGTGACAGACTCGAATCGTGTCGGATGCGCCAGCTTTGTTCAAAGCTGATCGAGAAGATCGAAAGCGTCATCGATATAATGCGTCAACGGATGCGCAGCGTTTTCCTGCCGCCAGTTTTCTTTCGCA
This Methylovirgula sp. DNA region includes the following protein-coding sequences:
- a CDS encoding Trm112 family protein; protein product: MSEPTPDTTTQKTRIDPRLLEILVCPLTKTTLEYDVQKQELISRAAKLAYPIRDGIPIMLPEEARPIETE
- a CDS encoding outer-membrane lipoprotein carrier protein LolA, with amino-acid sequence MRLNFVRAGVSGLFLGSAMAFATFATMTFAEAATAAATPPPVSQNSAPPPAATPPFKPMDPHVAIQKADDYFNSTRSMIGDFVQISGDRRSEGKVYIQKPGKMRFEYAEPATLDIVADGMTVAVIDRKLATQDFYFVWQTPLKFLLKDRIDLLRDLAVTDVISDPDNVTITVVDQETFGGTSRIKLMFDPASFQLKQWEVTDPQGNETLVSLFNVDRSTPPDPSVFQIKSSRLDSSNSRLLNRSN
- a CDS encoding exodeoxyribonuclease III translates to MPFTVATWNINSVRLRIDLVGKFLSDHAPDVLCLQETKCRDAEFPAAAFRKFGYEHIALNGQKGYHGVAIVSKTPFGIVDRRPFCDKGDARHISVTVAPTNLRAFTLHNFYVPAGGDEPDPDINPKFAHKLAFLDEMASWIRADRVAGGDAIMVGDLNVAPLETDVWNHKALLKVVSHTPVEVEKLGAVFAAGPWVDALRRYVPAEEKLYTWWSYRSPDWAKANKGRRLDHIWTSAALAPNLRGMKVLRESRAWERPSDHVPVLAHFDFDA
- a CDS encoding ammonium transporter, with amino-acid sequence MLTSMALVLMMTVPGLGLFYGGMVRKKNVVDTVMTSFAITCLITIIFAVITYSLAFTPGGPFIGGTSRAFLQGILSDVSNNTGNPNPLAPTIPETVYMAFQMTFAIITPALIAGAFAERMKFSAMLIFMTLWAIFVYAPIAHWVWGPDGLLSNGNPKAWVHVLDYAGGTVVHINSGVAGLVTALFLGKRHDTGPAHNVVLTFIGASLLWVGWFGFNAGSAVSAGVVAGMAMTVTQIATAVAGLTWMLIEWAHRGKPTIVGICSGAVAGLVAITPASGFVGPAGSIWIGIAVAFFCYFTVTFVKGWIGYDDALDCFGVHACGGALGAILTGVFAINQYGGTPGLIEGNASQVVNQLIGVGVVIAYDVIVTAIILFLIKITIGLRVSPEVERDGLDLALHGEVVQ
- a CDS encoding LON peptidase substrate-binding domain-containing protein, which codes for MNINKSYDGSDDLPKVIPIFPLSGALLLPRGELPLNIFEPRYLAMIEDVIKGHRVIGLIQPESEVEDAEKSPALQAVGCAGRLTQFAETGDGRYLITLTGIARFRILEEIATVTPYRQCRVDFAPFDSDFTPRQGEDAVDRESVLRTLREFAEANDVPVDWQSVREAPNEALVNALSMMSPYGPREKQALLEAPSLKIRAEVLVAITEFELARGRRDATPLQ
- a CDS encoding DNA translocase FtsK 4TM domain-containing protein, giving the protein MRTTTSFSALDHIPDPLRLFAARRAAEMIGATLMAGTAAMALALLTWSVRDPSLNHATDAPIHNVLGAPGAITADLFMQMLGLAALALLAPLAIWGWRLLRTRRLDRPAWRLLYWFIGSVAATGFAAVLPVTSRWPLPTGLGGVLGDALLFIPKHIFGGHGAVMLILAIVFAAVAILSLAAAVGKPKPETYFDDEEDDEPAPVRRRVAEEEDRAGEPGIALVVVGGLIHALLSAKSSLGRALARRREPRTSLAPWQDAARRVGPSLDQRHLREDPAFDLGFEPSAYAPPAARAARQAAEAEADGLPQPLAGRSRVTPGTANLKSGQRLQREIQPSMLERLSRAKYQLPALLMLSEPKKAAVNRVSEDALQQNARLLEGVLDDFGVKGEIINVRPGPVVTLYELEPAPGIKSARVIGLADDIARSMSAVSARVAVVSGRNAIGIELPNQRRETVYLRELLASQDFEKNKQSLAIALGKTIGGEPIIVDLARMPHLLVAGTTGSGKSVAINTMILSLLYRLRPDQCRLIMVDPKMLELSVYDGIPHLLTPVVTDPKKAVVALKWAVREMEERYKKMSKLGVRNIDGFNTKVSEAAAKGQIVTRTVQTGFDRETGEAVYEQEEMDLSPLPYIVIIVDEMADLMMVAGKDIEGAIQRLAQMARAAGIHLIMATQRPSVDVITGTIKANFPTRISFQVTSKIDSRTILGEQGAEQLLGQGDMLYMAGGGRINRVHGPFVSDGEVEKVVAHLKNQGAPEYLEAITVEDEPEGDGGDGFPTGAEGEEGGDLYDRAVAIVLRDKKCSTSYVQRRLSVGYNKAASLVERMEKEGVVSAPNHSGKRTILVGGGIDRGAFEPAGDY
- a CDS encoding P-II family nitrogen regulator codes for the protein MKIVTAIIKPFKLDEVRDALTTLGVHGMTVSEVKGYGRQKGHTEIYRGAEYAVNFLPKLKVEVAISAELVDRTIAAITSAARTGEIGDGKIFVSPLDEVVRIRTGEKGADAI
- the trxA gene encoding thioredoxin gives rise to the protein MAELLGQTEPSPGAAIATTTATFATDVLTESGHRPVLVDFWAPWCEPCKQLTPILEKAVQAAQGKVKLVTMNIDEHPQIAGQLGIRSIPAVIAFQRGQPVDGFMGALPESQVRGFIERLAGPLPEEEDLHAMAEAALAAGESLAALEIFRELYEKDSGDLAALAGLIKTNVAIGELEGAKKLLAQVPETAAQDPAVAAARAAVENATQAAGLGEIGELERRVAAEPNDPQARFDLAVALNAQSRRDEAADALLTIIKRDRDWNDAAARKQLLQFFEAWGNMDAATVAARRKLSTLLFS